In the genome of Lysobacter sp. 5GHs7-4, the window ACCCTGCTGGGCGTGCTGTGCACCGGCGCGGCCTTCGTCATGTACTACCGCCTGATCGCGCGCATCGGCGCCAACCGCGCTTCCACCGTGACCTATCTGATCCCGGTGTTCGGCGTGGCCTGGGCCTGGCTGCTGTTGGACGAACCGCTGACCCTGACCATGGGCATCGCCGGCGCGATGATCCTGGGCAGCGTCGCGCTCAGCCAGCGCAGCGCGCGTTGATCGGCATAGGAACCGCACATCCATGAACGACACGTCCCACGATTCCGTGCAACACCGCGTCCGCTTCGACTTCGAGATCGAGTTCACCAACGGCGGCGGCATCCAGGGCCAGGATTTCCGCCTCGACATCGACGGCGACGACATCGCCGACGCCGCGCTGGTCGACTACATCGTGCGCGACCTGCGTCTGCTGATGGTCGGCCAGGCGCGCATCCTCAACAAGGCGATCATCGTCGAGGCGCACAAGCGCAAGGGCGAGGCCGCCGATCCCGGGCGTCGCGTCTACGTCGACCTCAGCCACACCATCGAGGACGGCCTGGTCACGTATCCGGGCATGCCGGCGGCGCGCGTGTGCGACTACCTCAGCCGCGAGGCCTCGCGTGCGATCTACGAAGAGGGCACCGAGTTCCAGATCGCGCGCATCGAAATGGTCGCCAACACCGGCACCTACATCGACTGTCCCTCGCACCGCTACGCGCACGGCCACGACCTGGCCGGATTGCGGCCCGAGGCCTGCGCGGATCTGGAAGGCATCGTGATCCGCGCCGACCATCGCCAGGTCAACGCGATCGATGCGTCCTGGTTCCGCGACAAGGAAATCCGCGGCCGCGCCGTGCTGGTGCACACCGGTTGGGACGCGCATTGGGCCGATCCCAGCTACGCGGTCGGGCATCCGTTCCTGACCGAGGACGCGGCGGTGTACCTGCGCGATTGCGGGGTCAAGTTGGTCGGCATCGATTCGATGAACATCGACGACACCCGCGGCCGCGCGCGGCCGGTGCACAGCACCTTGCTGGGCGCCGACATTCTGATCGTCGAGCATCTGCGCAATCTGGCCGCGCTGCCGGACCAGGGCTTCAGCTTCAGCGC includes:
- a CDS encoding cyclase family protein, producing the protein MNDTSHDSVQHRVRFDFEIEFTNGGGIQGQDFRLDIDGDDIADAALVDYIVRDLRLLMVGQARILNKAIIVEAHKRKGEAADPGRRVYVDLSHTIEDGLVTYPGMPAARVCDYLSREASRAIYEEGTEFQIARIEMVANTGTYIDCPSHRYAHGHDLAGLRPEACADLEGIVIRADHRQVNAIDASWFRDKEIRGRAVLVHTGWDAHWADPSYAVGHPFLTEDAAVYLRDCGVKLVGIDSMNIDDTRGRARPVHSTLLGADILIVEHLRNLAALPDQGFSFSAVPPKVRGAGTFPVRALARLD